From the genome of Odocoileus virginianus isolate 20LAN1187 ecotype Illinois chromosome 16, Ovbor_1.2, whole genome shotgun sequence, one region includes:
- the LOC139038776 gene encoding collagen alpha-1(I) chain-like, with product MEKSRELDTLLSAKELEDKEQRVVEGEAGAELRASSPGPATSVDGVAPGPALPPGLLATPPAAQVSAGKRAGQTPGAIHGCPLEGAATPPPQLTGTLMSHHSREAQPRRPAPNSEPGGMPDPIKCLLYQEAFPSDFCLGRKDSPSPERPTYVLWSSPSLGHLADGRSPAGPYLLLLDPRALSLGSGETGGRPARLVHMEEQVSKHSDGREEARKSQTDFSGKTHSPPTVTTLRGLWARLPRTLGGQEPWRPRPLHVAPAHGTDKGASRGAATLCSKCQDLSSLPAPAESRPGAGSSSGALLPPGCPRAWMDPSSQQPQGRTLTDRRSLQSPRAAGQLSPQDQGRRGEAGAPGGDSKSPEHGAQGWKLHTCLDTQRPQTPFPSAPDRAHRWEAGKDSVATNRVSRSPAWVEEGPDLPLDGWWAPRSSLDHPEGPPGTTRPGTHVSGMRPGWPAKQEAGQELALGRDQGGSDTRSRCTNCANRGARPPAPDLRRARGRGRPVGRPVGTGQRPPAVHLGPQVPQATTLRPSGSHTEAAAVTSPPFLWGTGARRDKASQLASLGPEPRRQTAPQAEEAPAICRHPLSDPAPPPSRPLPLPQGPADEAQEGGRMLLGAQASCSVPAPRPTPSLGPACSQPRTGPSKHPLRVARRDPRPAPPPLAGRAGGTGLDSQAAPCCNDRADSFDGQMKGRPGPRAGPRMGGSPTMGKAGTNSRASPRLWEVGSPGAEGHRRQPRPAPPEDPAQDRCWGGRPEWVLGSQGHRQQRGSLGAPAVDRGPQEGPGPLRDREGPADWRAPALLDPPRGEAAITGLTRLFSLCPEAHWGPALRPTGEQQ from the exons ATGGAAAAGAGTAGGGAGCTGGACACACTGCTGAGTGCCAAGGAGCTGGAGGACAAGGAACAGAGAG TGGTGGAGGGCGAAGCTGGGGCAGAGCTCAGAGCCAGCTCCCCAGGCCCCGCCACATCAGTGGACGGCGTggcccctggcccagccctgcctcccggTCTACTTGCCACCCCTCCTGCGGCTCAGGTCTCAGCTG GCAAGAGGGCCGGGCAGACCCCCGGGGCCATCCACGGCTGCCCCTTGGAGGGCGCCGCCACACCTCCCCCGCAACTGACGGGCACCCTGATGTCTCATCACAGCCGCGAGGCTCAGCCCAGACGTCCTGCTCCTAACAGCGAGCCCGGCGGGATGCCT GATCCCATTAAGTGCCTCCTCtaccaggaagccttccctagCGACTTCTGCCTCGGGCGGAAGGACTCCCCTTCTCCTGAGCGCCCTACCTACGTTCTCTGGTCCTCTCCTAGCCTAGGTCACCTGGCAGACGGCAGGTCACCTGCTGGCCCGTACCTCCTGCTTCTGGACCCACGAGCGCTCAGCCTGGGCAGCGGTGAGACGGGCGGCAG GCCTGCCCGGCTCGTCCACATGGAAGAGCAAGTCAGCAAGCACAGCGATGGCCGAGAGGAGGCCAGAAAGAGCCAGACGGACTTCTCGGGCAAGACACATTCTCC GCCCACTGTCACCACCCTTCGGGGGCTGTGGGCCAGGCTGCCCAGGACTCTGGGAGGCCAGGAGCCCTGGAGGCCACGGCCCCTGCACGTGGCACCAGCCCACG GGACAGACAAGGGGGCCTCCCGGGGAGCAGCCACCCTGTGCTCTAAGTGCCAGGACCTGTCCTCACTCCCAGCACCCGCAGAGAGCCGGCCAGGGGCTGGCAG CAGCTCAGGGGCCCTCCTGCCACCCGGCTGCCCCAGAGCCTGGATGGACCCTTCATCCCAGCAGCCCCAG GGTCGCACGCTCACGGATCGGAGGTCACTGCAGAGCCCCCGAGCCGCCGGCCAGCTGTCCCCGCAGGaccagggcaggaggggagaggcCGGGGCTCCTGGTGGGGATTCCAAGAGCCCTGAGCACGGAGCTCAGGGCTGGAAACTCCacacgtgt CTGGACACTCAGAGACCGCAGACCCCCTTCCCCAGTGCCCCGGACCGCGCCCACAGATGGGAGGCTGGCAAGGACAGCGTGGCCACCAACAGAGTCAGCAGAAGCCCAGCCTGGGTGGAGGAGGGCCCAGATTTGCCCCTAGATGGCTGGTGGGCCCCCCGGTCCAGTCTGGATCACCCAGAGG GACCCCCTGGGACCACACGGCCAGGGACCCACGTGAGTGGCATGCGCCCTGGGtggcctgcaaagcaggaggccGGCCAGGAGCTGGCGCTGGGGCGGGACCAGGGGGGCAGTGACACTCGGTCACGATGCACAAACTGCGCCAACAGAGGCGCCCGCCCTCCTGCCCCAGACCTCAGGAGAGCACGAGGCAGGGGCAGGCCGGTGGGCAGGCCGGTGGGCACTGGGCAGAGACCTCCTGCTGTGCATCTAGGGCCCCAGGTACCCCAGGCCACCACCCTCAGGCCCAGTGGGAGCCACACGGAGGCTGCTGCTGTGACTTCACCCCCATTTCTCTGGGGGACAGGGGCCAGGAGGGACAAGGCCTCACAGCTGGCCTCCCTGGGGCCTGAGCCCAGGAGACAGACGGCCCCACAAGCAGAGGAGGCCCCTGCGATCTGCAGGCACCCCCTCTCTGACCCTGCCCCACCACCATCCCGgccactgcccctgccccagggccctgcGG ATGAGgcccaggaaggaggcaggatGCTCCTGGGGGCCCAGGCCAGCTGCTCAgttcctgccccccgccccaccccctccctgggtCCGGCCTGTTCCCAGCCACGCACTGGGCCCAGTAAGCACCCCCTCCGTGTGGCCCGGCGCGACCCCcgcccagctcctcctcccctcGCAGGCAGGGCGGGTGGAACAGGCCTGGACTCGCAGG CTGCTCCCTGCTGTAATGACAGGGCTGACAGCTTTGATGGCCAGATGAAAGGCCGCCCAGGCCCCCGGGCTGGCCCCAGGATGGGGGGCTCCCCCACCATGGGAAAGGCAGGCACCAACTCCCGAGCCTCCCCCAGACTGTGGGAAGTGGGCTCCCCTGGCGCCGAAGGTCACCGGCGCCAGCCTCGGCCGGCTCCACCAGAGGACCCTGCCCAGGACAGGTGCTGGGGTGGGCGGCCGGAGTGGGTCTTG GGGTCGCAGGGCCATCGACAGCAGAGAGGCAGCCTGGGCGCCCCTGCGGTGGACCGGGGGCCACAGGAAGGACCAGGCCCGCTTAGGGACAGGGAGGGGCCTGCAGACTGGAGAGCTCCGGCCCTGCTCGACCCTCCTCGGGGAGAGGCCGCGATCACGGGGCTCACGCGTCTGTTCAGCTTGTGCCCCGAGGCCCACTGGGGCCCAGCCCTGCGCCCGACAGGGGAGCAGCAGTGA